A genomic segment from Desulfurobacteriaceae bacterium encodes:
- a CDS encoding ABC transporter permease produces AMLRILLKDLLLSLVHNKLRTFFAFLGIVFGVSSVVLIVSAIEGSSLQANKVIKKLGPDSVFIISGAIGKGPRSGMKNLTLDDVKEISRLEGIFALTYGIVKPMTISSIETSKFSAVFGVGENWLLSWDYRIEIGRGFTEEDFKNLRKVAVVGHDVSDFFFPNQNPIGKTILIGKTPFKIIGVYKKKGKTPNGHNLDNRVFIPYKVFDKVVEKTFNRITLIRFRVLDMRSYDEIVKETKAILLRHHEADEFTVITPVVVKKFLSMLSASLALFLGIASTTALVVGGFVLSSIFYINVKVREWEIGLRRSLGATRRDILLRFLAESLIISLVALIIGSGLGFLAVHYIMPLLKVPEVYPIKAFIIASIFSVIVAIFAAYFPAKKASLIEPVKALRTKV; encoded by the coding sequence GCTATGTTAAGGATACTTTTAAAAGATTTGCTATTGTCTTTAGTTCATAACAAGCTTAGAACCTTTTTTGCATTTTTAGGGATTGTTTTTGGAGTCTCTTCTGTTGTTCTTATAGTTTCTGCTATTGAGGGCAGCAGTTTACAGGCGAATAAAGTTATTAAAAAACTTGGGCCAGATTCTGTTTTTATTATTTCAGGTGCTATTGGGAAAGGTCCCCGTAGTGGAATGAAAAACTTAACACTGGACGATGTCAAAGAAATATCAAGGCTTGAGGGAATTTTTGCTCTAACTTATGGGATAGTAAAACCTATGACTATTTCAAGTATAGAAACTTCAAAGTTTTCTGCAGTTTTTGGAGTAGGGGAAAACTGGCTTCTTTCGTGGGACTACAGAATAGAAATTGGAAGAGGATTTACAGAAGAAGACTTTAAGAATTTAAGAAAAGTAGCCGTTGTTGGACATGATGTTAGCGATTTCTTCTTTCCAAACCAAAACCCTATAGGGAAAACAATTTTGATAGGAAAAACTCCTTTTAAAATCATTGGTGTTTACAAGAAGAAGGGAAAAACCCCTAATGGACACAACCTTGATAACAGAGTATTCATTCCTTACAAAGTTTTTGACAAGGTGGTAGAAAAAACTTTTAACAGAATTACTCTCATAAGGTTTAGAGTTCTTGATATGAGGTCTTACGATGAAATAGTGAAAGAAACAAAAGCTATTCTTTTGAGACACCATGAGGCAGACGAATTTACGGTGATTACCCCTGTTGTTGTTAAAAAGTTTTTATCTATGCTTTCAGCAAGTTTAGCACTCTTTTTAGGAATTGCATCGACGACTGCTTTAGTTGTCGGAGGTTTTGTTCTTTCTTCCATCTTTTACATAAACGTAAAAGTTAGAGAATGGGAAATCGGCCTAAGAAGATCGTTAGGTGCAACGAGAAGAGACATTCTTTTAAGATTTTTAGCAGAAAGTCTCATTATTTCGTTAGTTGCATTAATTATCGGTAGTGGTTTGGGATTTTTGGCAGTTCACTACATAATGCCACTTTTAAAAGTTCCAGAAGTTTACCCTATAAAAGCCTTTATTATTGCAAGTATCTTTTCTGTTATTGTTGCGATTTTTGCAGCGTACTTTCCTGCCAAGAAGGCCTCTTTAATAGAACCTGTAAAAGCTTTAAGAACGAAGGTATAA